One window from the genome of Candidatus Atribacteria bacterium ADurb.Bin276 encodes:
- the drrA_1 gene encoding Daunorubicin/doxorubicin resistance ATP-binding protein DrrA, which translates to MKPDFENKKDYFNLNNNNAIQTFNLTKKFGNRTAVNSINLAIQRGEIFALLGPNGAGKTTTIKMLCCLLKPTAGKAVVMGYDIEKEQLSVKQIINISPQETAVARNLTIMENLLLMGGVYGINKHETKTKAQELIELFGLSSRTKELAKKLSGGMQRRLNLAMALITNPQVLFLDEPTLGLDPQARKTVWIQIEKLKGNTTIFLTTHYLEEADALADHIAIIHQGNIVAQGSPTFLKESFSGKQTMMIKASGITDQIINTLKEKYLDVRKSDNEIIIQAKDLDFESIVDLLRDEGAKIKWLSMKEPSLDDVFLKLTEEEKNH; encoded by the coding sequence ATGAAGCCTGATTTTGAAAATAAAAAAGATTATTTCAACTTAAACAATAATAACGCTATTCAAACCTTTAATCTCACCAAAAAATTCGGGAATAGAACGGCAGTGAATTCAATTAATTTAGCCATTCAAAGAGGAGAGATATTTGCTTTGTTGGGACCCAATGGTGCTGGTAAAACAACTACCATTAAGATGCTTTGTTGTTTGCTGAAACCGACTGCTGGTAAAGCAGTTGTTATGGGATATGATATTGAAAAAGAACAATTAAGCGTCAAACAAATTATCAATATTTCACCACAGGAAACCGCTGTTGCCAGAAATTTAACTATTATGGAAAATCTTTTACTAATGGGTGGAGTCTATGGAATCAATAAGCATGAAACCAAAACCAAAGCTCAGGAACTTATCGAATTATTCGGTTTAAGTAGCAGAACCAAAGAGTTAGCAAAAAAACTATCAGGTGGTATGCAGCGTCGGTTAAACCTTGCCATGGCATTAATTACCAATCCCCAGGTTTTGTTTCTGGATGAACCAACCTTGGGACTGGATCCTCAGGCAAGAAAGACCGTATGGATTCAAATCGAAAAGCTCAAGGGTAATACGACTATATTCCTTACTACCCATTATTTAGAAGAAGCAGACGCGCTGGCTGATCACATTGCCATCATTCATCAGGGGAACATTGTTGCCCAAGGTTCTCCCACATTTTTAAAAGAGTCTTTTTCTGGAAAACAAACCATGATGATTAAAGCTTCGGGGATAACTGACCAAATAATCAATACTTTGAAAGAAAAATATCTGGACGTTAGGAAATCAGATAATGAAATTATAATACAAGCAAAAGACCTGGATTTTGAGAGCATCGTTGATTTACTGAGAGACGAAGGGGCAAAGATAAAGTGGCTCTCTATGAAAGAACCTTCTTTGGATGATGTCTTTCTCAAATTGACTGAAGAGGAGAAAAACCATTGA
- the pgdA_2 gene encoding Peptidoglycan deacetylase: MNDVFVLLGIDMETDIGSFTPFLQGVEKGTPLLLKLFEKKGIPATFLWVADIISQFKSLAKEIERCGHENGCHTLQHETLGEPYFDIPLIKPVLSEEVAYRIQKATEIVGDVIGTQPLSFRTTRFWGNEITLNTLNDLGYLADSSYPMYYYQKQLTPYHPSRENWTEIGNLNILEIPTFADLTIESHDEYGRDRDQWPIFRTEGSQVLMNHIENMITYFSKRNLPKVFCFYLHPWEFIEVPSRLTYGEATIEPFPFITKNCGLKALQELSILIDELLQIGGQFYTFQDFTKIWNNRLSNE; encoded by the coding sequence ATGAATGATGTTTTTGTTCTCCTGGGAATTGATATGGAGACCGATATCGGCAGCTTCACTCCCTTTTTGCAAGGAGTTGAAAAGGGAACCCCTTTGCTTTTAAAACTCTTTGAAAAGAAAGGAATTCCGGCGACCTTCTTATGGGTAGCCGATATCATATCGCAGTTTAAATCCTTGGCTAAAGAAATCGAAAGGTGTGGTCATGAAAATGGTTGTCATACTCTCCAGCATGAGACGCTTGGTGAGCCATACTTCGATATTCCCCTCATTAAGCCAGTGCTCTCTGAAGAGGTTGCTTATCGAATTCAAAAAGCAACTGAAATAGTCGGCGACGTCATTGGAACTCAACCCCTTTCTTTCCGTACCACCCGGTTTTGGGGAAATGAAATAACCTTGAATACGTTAAATGATTTGGGTTATTTAGCCGACTCGTCTTACCCAATGTATTACTACCAAAAACAGCTTACCCCTTACCATCCTTCACGGGAGAATTGGACCGAAATTGGTAATTTAAATATTTTAGAAATTCCAACCTTCGCTGATTTAACCATTGAAAGCCACGATGAATATGGACGAGACCGTGATCAGTGGCCAATTTTTCGGACCGAAGGATCCCAGGTATTAATGAATCATATTGAAAACATGATTACTTATTTCTCCAAGCGAAACCTTCCTAAGGTTTTTTGTTTTTATCTCCATCCTTGGGAATTTATTGAGGTACCCAGTCGGCTTACTTATGGAGAAGCTACTATCGAACCATTTCCCTTCATAACTAAAAACTGCGGTCTGAAAGCACTCCAAGAACTTTCCATCCTTATAGATGAATTACTTCAGATCGGAGGACAATTTTATACTTTTCAGGATTTTACTAAAATTTGGAACAATCGACTGAGTAATGAATGA